The following proteins come from a genomic window of Triticum aestivum cultivar Chinese Spring chromosome 6A, IWGSC CS RefSeq v2.1, whole genome shotgun sequence:
- the LOC123131419 gene encoding uncharacterized protein isoform X2, with product MEAGTAVKGVVLPEHAADLDEMEADAGGGATATATTEEKECWEYEAEWEYEQALTFRDSWISIWGAEFGSFDQTRFVLGNDRSYPSHCYVGCCDL from the exons ATGGAGGCGGGGACCGCGGTAAAGGGGGTCGTCCTCCCAGAGCACGCCGCCGACCTCGACGAGATGGAGGCCGACGCCGGGGGCGGagcgacagcgacagcgacgacggagGAGAAGGAGTGCTGGGAGTACGAGGCGGAGTGGGAGTACGAGCAAGCCCTCACCTTCCGCGATAGCTGGATTTCCATCTGGGGCGCCGAATTCGGCTCCTTCGACCAAACCA GATTCGTGCTTGGTAATGACAGGTCCTACCCGTCCCATTGTTATGTTGGGTGCTGCGACCTTTGA
- the LOC123131418 gene encoding uncharacterized protein gives MVNRRMTRHRAMALLVYMGVPVTPAPNPFNLPSPGHSYHIIRLIDPYQPQLQVDLLIRDTDLYLVAFRRSLDDNWGNWYRFSDQQVPSFIVALDLGFTSNYSRVPGSIPTVGGPEDMVFIFNTLARHEDRLRLVIPAVQRTLHIATVLRAVQNAAVVFCEVMRFIAVLLEMVRRLEAGEAASVLPGEMWDMITSWHVDCWFILDVRRRLALPAHHWESHVNEVDRQRFDQLINRVSVIIYIPELFTSDTRRMTRRQENEVRNIQDPGFPAADA, from the exons ATGGTCAATAGAAGGATGACCCGTCACCGTGCCATGGCTCTGCTGGTGTACATGGGTGTACCGGTCACCCCGGCTCCCAATCCCTTCAACCTACCTTCCCCGG GCCATAGCTATCATATCATCCGGTTGATAGACCCTTACCAGCCGCAGCTGCAAGTGGATTTGCTGATTAGAGATACTGACTTATACCTTGTCGCATTTCGCCGTTCACTCGATGACAATTGGGGCAATTGGTATAGATTCAGTGATCAACAAGTACCTAGCTTTATTGTTGCTCTTGATTTGGGTTTCACTTCCAACTATTCTCGTGTTCCTGGCAG CATTCCGACAGTAGGTGGTCCCGAGGACATGGTTTTTATCTTCAACACCTTGGCACGCCATGAGGACAGGTTGAGGTTGGTGATTCCTGCAGTCCAGAGAACTCTGCACATTGCTACAGTCCTGAGAGCTGTGCAGAATGCTGCAGTGGTTTTCTGTGAGGTTATGAGATTCATTGCTGTTTTGCTCGAGATGGTCCGTAGACTGGAAGCAGGGGAGGCCGCGTCTGTGTTGCCTGGGGAGATGTGGGATATGATTACCTCGTGGCATGTGGATTGTTGGTTTATCCTTGACGTGAGGAGGCGATTGGCGTTACCCGCACATCACTGGGAAAGCCATGTTAATGAGGTTGACAGACAGAGATTCGATCAGCTGATCAACCGTGTGAGTGTCATCATCTACATTCCAGAGTTGTTCACTTCTGATACACGGCGGATGACTCGACGGCAGGAGAATGAGGTGCGCAATATCCAGGATCCAGGTTTTCCCGCTGCAGATGCTTAG
- the LOC123131419 gene encoding uncharacterized protein isoform X1 codes for MEAGTAVKGVVLPEHAADLDEMEADAGGGATATATTEEKECWEYEAEWEYEQALTFRDSWISIWGAEFGSFDQTTDIQPMRYTDAEAPGGYAEPLDTLQIYSIKVAEIRGGLRWPIHVYGMIDARDIVDRNRNIIFDRSRDDCQTIVAPSAIHCCQMLIALLDVGIISMHFNS; via the exons ATGGAGGCGGGGACCGCGGTAAAGGGGGTCGTCCTCCCAGAGCACGCCGCCGACCTCGACGAGATGGAGGCCGACGCCGGGGGCGGagcgacagcgacagcgacgacggagGAGAAGGAGTGCTGGGAGTACGAGGCGGAGTGGGAGTACGAGCAAGCCCTCACCTTCCGCGATAGCTGGATTTCCATCTGGGGCGCCGAATTCGGCTCCTTCGACCAAACCA CCGACATTCAGCCCATGCGCTACACGGATGCAGAGGCTCCAGGGGGCTACGCCGAGCCCCTCGACACCTTGCAGATCTACTCCATCAAAGTCGCGGAGATCAGAGGGGGCCTGCGTTGGCCCATCCATGTCTACGGCATGATCGACGCACGTGACATAGTCGACAGAAACCGCAACATCATCTTCGACCGCTCCAGGGATGACTGCCAAACCATTGTTGCCCCCTCTGCCATCCATTGTTGCCAGATGTTGATTGCTCTGCTTGATGTTGGTATTATCTCAATGCATTTCAACAGCTAA
- the LOC123129095 gene encoding uncharacterized protein, which yields METETEWIGGLDDMEVGTAVKGVVLPEHAADLDEMDAEGTADADADAGGGATATTEEKECWEYVAEWEYEQALTFRDSWISIWGAKFGSFDQTTDIQPMRYTDAEAPGGYAQPLHSLQIYSIKVAEIRGGLRWPIHVYGMIAARDIVDRNRNIIFDRSRDHCQTLTKEDSCLVMTGPTRPIVMLGAATFEIALKVKEGSTESRDKVLSFLAVPHDNVSYLELSCATDRKYISKLSTLEFTMSQIARSLEATISVQMVDGSSWPHGVRGEFSACTTSMADRKVVLLDSGSEKDVEVGADGMIQLSRRVASVEFTGELKVCVDAWWQGEMKPKKAWKVFKPKKAGRNYGTFNLVGMCKMKVTVAWSLLSYYPVNRPNSPYGSLALLREAEGRTV from the exons atggagacggagacggagtgGATCGGCGGCCTGGACGACATGGAGGTGGGGACCGCGGTGAAGGGGGTCGTCCTCCCAGAGCACGCCGCCGACCTCGACGAGATGGACGCGGAGGGgaccgccgacgccgacgccgacgccggggGCGGAGCGACGGCGACGACGGAGGAGAAGGAGTGCTGGGAGTACGTGGCAGAGTGGGAGTACGAGCAGGCCCTCACCTTCCGCGATAGCTGGATTTCCATCTGGGGCGCCAAATTCGGCTCCTTCGACCAAACCA CCGACATTCAGCCCATGCGCTACACGGACGCGGAGGCTCCAGGGGGCTACGCCCAGCCCCTCCATTCCCTGCAGATCTACTCCATCAAAGTAGCGGAGATCAGAGGGGGCCTGCGTTGGCCCATCCATGTCTATGGTATGATCGCCGCGCGCGACATCGTCGACAGAAACCGCAACATCATCTTCGACCGCTCCAGGGATCACTGCCAAACCCTCACCAAAGAG GATTCGTGCTTGGTAATGACAGGTCCTACCCGTCCTATTGTTATGTTGGGTGCCGCAACCTTTGAGATTGCGCTGAAAGTGAAGGAAGGCAGCACTGAGTCTAGGGATAAAGTATTAAGCTTCTTGGCGGTTCCTCATGACAATGTTAGCTATTTGGAGCTTTCCTGCGCAACAGATAGGAAATACATCAGCAAGCTTAGCACACTGGAGTTTACAATGAGTCAAATTGCTCGCTCCCTGGAGGCGACAATCAGCGTGCAAATGGTCGATGGGTCGTCATGGCCACACGGTGTCCGAGGTGAATTTTCCGCCTGTACCACCAGTATGGCCGACAGGAAAGTAGTTTTACTCGATTCTGGAAGCGAGAAGGATGTGGAGGTTGGTGCAGATGGCATGATCCAGCTATCTAGGCGTGTCGCTTCCGTCGAATTCACCGGAGAGCTGAAGGTTTGTGTGGATGCATGGTGGCAAGGCGAGATGAAACCCAAGAAAGCCTGGAAGGTTTTCAAGCCCAAGAAAGCTGGTAGGAACTATGGCACCTTCAATCTTGTCGGCATGTGTAAGATGAAAGTCACCGTTGCCTGGTCGCTTCTTTCCTACTATCCGGTTAACCGCCCCAATAGTCCTTACGGTTCACTGGCTTTACTCAGGGAGGCAGAAGGACGTACTGTTTAG